A genomic region of Cydia strobilella chromosome 12, ilCydStro3.1, whole genome shotgun sequence contains the following coding sequences:
- the LOC134746055 gene encoding uncharacterized protein LOC134746055 → MYFLANAIADDLKLPTLIANVGESAYELIVNLCSPDKPSTLTYTKVVNLVKEHLEPAPSALAERYKFRQCRQQNGQSIAEYVAMLKQMARFCDFGSVTKGLEDNLRDQLVCGITSDAIRQRLFAERKLEYSKAVLIATTMESAEKNSSAVESPSIGMHYNASHNGKNQCTACGDTRHERSACKFKDYVCDTCSRVGHLRRVCPEKEGHRATARPGATKSWGTSQEYASGSGGRGYNQRALTGRGGSTAGRRRRGARAGAGAALARHHCIRGHPGPAEEASWRDDGGEGAGPSRRTDSDEEWPIYQMGLSQYPPV, encoded by the coding sequence ATGTACTTTTTAGCTAATGCCATTGCGGACGATTTGAAACTACCAACCTTGATTGCGAACGTAGGTGAAAGTGCATATGAATTGATAGTGAATTTATGTAGTCCGGACAAACCATCTACACTAACGTACACTAAAGTAGTGAatttagtgaaagaacatttgGAACCTGCGCCATCAGCGTTAGCAGAACGTTATAAGTTTCGGCAATGCAGACAACAAAATGGACAATCCATTGCCGAGTACGTGGCCATGTTAAAACAAATGGCGAGGTTTTGTGACTTCGGTAGCGTGACTAAAGGGCTGGAAGATAACCTCCGGGACCAACTAGTGTGCGGGATTACCAGTGACGCAATTCGACAGAGGTTATTTGCGGAGAGAAAACTCGAATACAGTAAAGCGGTACTGATAGCGACTACAATGGAGTCGGCGGAGAAAAATTCTAGTGCGGTGGAATCTCCGTCGATAGGAATGCACTACAATGCCAGCCATAATGGAAAAAATCAGTGTACGGCGTGCGGCGACACTCGACACGAGCGGTCCGCGTGCAAATTCAAGGATTATGTGTGCGACACGTGTTCACGTGTCGGTCATTTACGGCGTGTGTGTCCCGAAAAAGAGGGGCACAGAGCTACGGCAAGACCTGGAGCGACAAAGAGTTGGGGAACCAGTCAGGAGTACGCAAGTGGCTCGGGAGGCCGCGGATATAACCAGAGGGCATTGACCGGGCGCGGAGGCAGCACGGCCGGCAGGAGGCGGCGAGGCgcgcgcgcgggcgcgggcgcggcgctcGCGCGCCATCACTGCATCCGGGGCCACCCCGGCCCGGCCGAGGAGGCCAGCTGGCGGGACGACGGCGGCGAGGGCGCGGGCCCTAGCCGACGCACGGACAGCGATGAAGAATGGCCGATATATCAAATGGGACTGAGTCAATATCCACCG